From the Companilactobacillus ginsenosidimutans genome, the window GAACGCGTACCACAGCTGCATCACTTCCAGGCTTAACAACGGTGTTAGCTTTAATTTGAGAATCATATGTACTATAGAAATACTCCTTGGAGGCGATATTCGGTTGTTTCAACATATCCATCCAAGTGCTCTCTAATGATTTGATTACGGGAACATACTGGCTTTTATAATTTTCTGTCATTAATCGTTTTGGAGTTTCTCCATCACGAACATACTCTGGTGAATCATCGACTAATCCTGCAACAGGAATATCTGTCACCAATTCTCCATGTTGATAAATTTTATATTGTCGATCAGTAGTAACTTTTCCAATAACTACCGCGTCTAATCCAGCATCCTTGAAAAACTTCAAAATATTATCTTTATGTTCCGGTTTTGCACAAAGTACCATTCGTTCTTGAGATTCTGAGAGCATTATTTCATAAGGAGTCATATTTTCTTCACGTTGAGGAACTTGATCAAGCTCCAAAATGAGTCCACTTTCAGCTTTAGAAGCCATTTCAGCAGTTGAAGAAACTAGTCCAGCAGCACCCATATCTTGAATACCCATGATCCAATCAGAATGTTCTTGAACCAATTCGATACACGCATCCATCAAGAGTTTTTCCATAAACGGATCTCCAACTTGAACTGCTGATCTCTGTGACATACTGTCGTCAGTAAATTCGTCTGATGCAAAAGTTGCACCATGAATACCATCACGACCGGTTTTAGCACCAACATATATGATTAAATTATCTTCACCTGAGGCTTTACCATACTTAATGTCAGAATTATTAATTAATCCAACACACATTGCATTGACAACTGGATTATTTTTATAACGAGCTTGGAACGAAATTTCACCACCGACAGTTGGAATACCAATACAATTACCATAACCGCCGATACCGGCTACAATCTCATTTGCCAAATATTTAGTATGCTCATTGTCAATATTGCCAAACTTCAAACTATTTAGCATCGCAATTGGAGTTGCACCCATGGAAAAAATATCACGAATGATTCCACCAACACCTGTGGCAGCGCCTTGATATGGTTCAACTGCTGAGGGATGGTTATGACTTTCAGCCTTAAATACAACTGCTTGATTATCATCAATGTCAATAATTCCAGCATCTTCACCAGGGCCTGCTAGAACACGTTTGCCCTTATTTGGAAATTTTCGAAGAACATTTTTAGAATTCTTATATGAGCAATGTTCACTCCACATAACTGAAAACAAGCCAGCTTCAGTGTAATTAGGAAGTCGATGAAGAATTTCATCAGTAATTATTTTAAATTCTGATTCGCTCAATCCCCATGCACGATATAGTTTTTCTTCACTTATCATTGTGGCTGTTGGTTCTGTCATTTATAGATTCACCCTATCCATATGATTTTTTAATATCGATTGAAACATCTTGATTCCGTCATCTGATCCTACTAATTTTTCCAAAGCACGTTCAGGATGCGGCATCATTCCGAGGACATTCTTCTCTTTGTTTGTAATACCCGCGATTTGATCAACACTTCCATTAATGTCTTCTTCATATCGAAAAACGATTTGATTATTTTGTTTCAAATCTTTCAATGTAGACTGATCACAGTAGTAATTTCCTTCACCATGGGCAACGGGAATATCGATAACTTCATCTTTTGCATATTCTGTTGTGAAAATAGTCTGATTATTTTCAACGACAAGTTGTACAGTTTCACAAATAAATCTATTATGATTATTTTTAATCAATGCCCCTGGTAACAAACCAATTTCTGTAAGTATCTGAAATCCATTACAAATTCCTAAAACTGGTTTCCCTTCAGACGCCATACGTTTGATTTCAGGAATTATTGGTGCATGTGCAGCAATTGCACCACTTCTCAAATAATCGCCATACGAGAAGCCACCAGGGATAAGAACAGCATCGAAACCTTCGAGTGACTCACTTTGAAAGTTCACCATTTCGACCTCTGTTCCAATCCCGTCTTTTATCGCATAATAAAGGTCTTTATCACAGTTTGATCCAGGAAAAACAATAACTGCAAATTTCATTAAATTGCCTCCGATTCGACAAACTCATATCTATAAGTCTCCATATTGGGATTTGCTAGTAATCCATCACAAATCTTTTCAATATCGTCTTTTACTTTTGGAGAATTCTCATCGACTGTGATTTCAAAATACTTACCCATACGAATTTCGTGAACGTCACTGAATCCCATACCGTGGACAGCTTTTTTAACGGCTTCACCTTGAGGATCTAGAATTGATTTCTTATAGGTTACATATACCTTTACTAAAGTCATTATTATTTGGCTCCTTCTAATCGGTTAAGTACTTTTTTATAGGTTTCAACTAAGTCGGCTTCGTCTTTACGAAAAACATCCTTGTCGAGCGATTGATGCGTAGATTTATCCCAGAGACGGCAATTATCTGGTGAGAATTCGTCAATAAGAATAATCTGGCCATCTACTCGTCCAAATTCAAGTTTGAAATCGACTAAATCTAAATCATCCTTATTGAATAACGCAACTAGCAAATCATTAATTTTAAGAGTTTGTTTCTTGATGTAATCAAGTTCATCCCCACTCGCAATTTCCAAAGATTCAATCTGATCGTCGTTGATGAATGGATCATTTAAAGCATCACTCTTGTAATAAAATTCTATGATAGGTTTAGCTAAGTTCTTGCCAGCTTCCAAATCAAATTTTTTTGCAAAACTACCAGCAATTTTGTTTCTCAAAACAACCTCGACTGGAATTAACTCTGTTTTTAAGACCAATTGTTCGTGATCTGAAACATTTTTTACCAAGTGGGTGGTAATTCCGTTTTCAATTAAATATTCAAAAATATAAGAGGATATTTGGCAATTTAACTTTCCTTTTCCAGGAATTTGTTCTTTTCGAACTCCGTTAAATGCTGTTGCTTGATCTTTGTAAACAATGAGTAATTCTGAATCATTATCAGTTGCAAACACGTCTTTAGCTTTTCCTGAATAAATAAGTTTATCTGACATCGTTTCTCCTATATGTCCCAAAGGGAATTTTCTTTAATTTGTTGTTTTGCATATTTAACGTCGTCTGACAGGATTGTAATATGTCCCATCTTCCGATTAAAGAGTGCTTCTTCCTTACCATAATCATGGAAATACCATTCTGAATGAGTAATAATTTGTTTTTTTGCATTTCCCAAATGTTGGCCCAATAAATTGACCATGATTGCCGGCTTGAATTGAACCACTTGTGGCATTGGCCATCCACAAATACCAAGGATATGAGTATCAAATTGAGAAACATTACATGCCTCTATTGTTAAATGTCCTGAATTATGAGGACGCGGAGCAATTTCATTAACGAAAACTTGGTGGTCTTTTGAAATAAAGAATTCAATGCACATCGTACCGACAAGTTCCAAGTCACTGGCAATTTTTCTTGCTATAGAAATACATTCCGCATCTGTTTCAGGTCGAATATCTGCGGGACAACTACTTGTATGAAGAATATTATCGCGATGTTCATTTTCAATGACAGGGAACACTGAATGTTCACCGTTAACATTTGCGGAAATTACAACCGATACTTCCTTCCACAAATCAATTTTTTCTTCTAAAATACATGGGCCATACGACAGCAATTCTTCAGCATCATCTTCATCAAAAGAATTGCTGTTAAGAATCATTTGACCTTTGCCATCGTACCCACCTTCAACTGTTTTCAAAATGGACGGGTAGCCAACTTTATCAATTGCTGTTTCAAGGTCTTTTACAGAATGAACAATTGCATGATTGGCAACAGGAAAATCATTTTCAGCTAAAAACGTTTTTTCCCTAATTCTATTCTGTGTAACAATCAAAGCTTTCGTACCCTGTGGTATGTCACAGTAATATTTGGCTTTTCCAATAGTCTCTGCATCAACATTTTCGAATTCATAAGTGATCAGATCGCAATCTTTAGCTAATTTCAAAATTGCTCCCAAGTCACCATAATCAGCAATTATTTGTTCATCAGAAACTTGTCCCGCTGGACTATTTGAAGTTGGATCTAGAACTATGACTTTGAATCCTTTCTCTTTGGCAGACTGAGCCATCATTTGTCCCAATTGGCCACCGCCGATAATTCCAATTGTCTCCCCTGGAAAATGAATTTTATCCAAATTGTTTCCCACTTTCTAATGAATTATTTCGCATCGTTTCCTTATATTGCTTCAGAGATTCTAAATACGAAGAATTATTTAAAGCACATATCTTTGTGGCCATTAATGCAGCATTGGTTGCTCCAGCCTTGCCTATTGCCATGGTTGCAACTGGAACTCCACCCGGCATTTGAACGATTGATAATAGAGAGTCCATACCTTTAAGTGCATGGGATTCTACAGGCACACCAATAACCGGTATGTTCGTTGTTGCAGCAACCATACCAGGTAAGTGTGCGGCACCGCCGGCACCCGCAATAATAACTTTGTATCCGGCATTTTCAGCATTCGTACCAAAATCAATCATTTCTTGAGGCATCCTGTGTGCTGAGATAACATGTACGGAATATTTAACGTTGAGTTCTTTCAAAACATCAATTGTGTTTTGCATAGTCGATAAGTCTGAAATTGAACCCATAATTACTGCTACATCTGTCATAAGCCATCTTCTTCCTTTAAGCATATATAAAGTGTAACAAGATTAATTTTCATTATCAAGAAATTGACGTATATTATTGTTTATTT encodes:
- the purS gene encoding phosphoribosylformylglycinamidine synthase subunit PurS translates to MTLVKVYVTYKKSILDPQGEAVKKAVHGMGFSDVHEIRMGKYFEITVDENSPKVKDDIEKICDGLLANPNMETYRYEFVESEAI
- the purQ gene encoding phosphoribosylformylglycinamidine synthase subunit PurQ, translated to MKFAVIVFPGSNCDKDLYYAIKDGIGTEVEMVNFQSESLEGFDAVLIPGGFSYGDYLRSGAIAAHAPIIPEIKRMASEGKPVLGICNGFQILTEIGLLPGALIKNNHNRFICETVQLVVENNQTIFTTEYAKDEVIDIPVAHGEGNYYCDQSTLKDLKQNNQIVFRYEEDINGSVDQIAGITNKEKNVLGMMPHPERALEKLVGSDDGIKMFQSILKNHMDRVNL
- the purL gene encoding phosphoribosylformylglycinamidine synthase subunit PurL, with translation MTEPTATMISEEKLYRAWGLSESEFKIITDEILHRLPNYTEAGLFSVMWSEHCSYKNSKNVLRKFPNKGKRVLAGPGEDAGIIDIDDNQAVVFKAESHNHPSAVEPYQGAATGVGGIIRDIFSMGATPIAMLNSLKFGNIDNEHTKYLANEIVAGIGGYGNCIGIPTVGGEISFQARYKNNPVVNAMCVGLINNSDIKYGKASGEDNLIIYVGAKTGRDGIHGATFASDEFTDDSMSQRSAVQVGDPFMEKLLMDACIELVQEHSDWIMGIQDMGAAGLVSSTAEMASKAESGLILELDQVPQREENMTPYEIMLSESQERMVLCAKPEHKDNILKFFKDAGLDAVVIGKVTTDRQYKIYQHGELVTDIPVAGLVDDSPEYVRDGETPKRLMTENYKSQYVPVIKSLESTWMDMLKQPNIASKEYFYSTYDSQIKANTVVKPGSDAAVVRVRGTKKALAMTNDGNSKLVFVDPYIGGQIAIIEASANLIASGSEPLGITDCLNYGNPEKPEIFWEFNRSVEGMSSVCELLGLPVISGNVSLYNEFNEEAIYPSPMIGMVGLVKDISNIRTQCFTNINDAIYVIGSTNDDFNGSELQNLQTGDVTGALNPIDLENIKSIQENVLKSIQAGFINSCHDISEGGLAIALAEASFENQLGFNVETNLTTSQVFSETPGRFLVSVSEENKNEFEKVFNGNCEYLGLVSDSRELQLKTIDSSAALNLEDALKNWKEAIPCLMK
- the purK gene encoding 5-(carboxyamino)imidazole ribonucleotide synthase, with amino-acid sequence MDKIHFPGETIGIIGGGQLGQMMAQSAKEKGFKVIVLDPTSNSPAGQVSDEQIIADYGDLGAILKLAKDCDLITYEFENVDAETIGKAKYYCDIPQGTKALIVTQNRIREKTFLAENDFPVANHAIVHSVKDLETAIDKVGYPSILKTVEGGYDGKGQMILNSNSFDEDDAEELLSYGPCILEEKIDLWKEVSVVISANVNGEHSVFPVIENEHRDNILHTSSCPADIRPETDAECISIARKIASDLELVGTMCIEFFISKDHQVFVNEIAPRPHNSGHLTIEACNVSQFDTHILGICGWPMPQVVQFKPAIMVNLLGQHLGNAKKQIITHSEWYFHDYGKEEALFNRKMGHITILSDDVKYAKQQIKENSLWDI
- the purC gene encoding phosphoribosylaminoimidazolesuccinocarboxamide synthase yields the protein MSDKLIYSGKAKDVFATDNDSELLIVYKDQATAFNGVRKEQIPGKGKLNCQISSYIFEYLIENGITTHLVKNVSDHEQLVLKTELIPVEVVLRNKIAGSFAKKFDLEAGKNLAKPIIEFYYKSDALNDPFINDDQIESLEIASGDELDYIKKQTLKINDLLVALFNKDDLDLVDFKLEFGRVDGQIILIDEFSPDNCRLWDKSTHQSLDKDVFRKDEADLVETYKKVLNRLEGAK
- the purE gene encoding 5-(carboxyamino)imidazole ribonucleotide mutase, yielding MTDVAVIMGSISDLSTMQNTIDVLKELNVKYSVHVISAHRMPQEMIDFGTNAENAGYKVIIAGAGGAAHLPGMVAATTNIPVIGVPVESHALKGMDSLLSIVQMPGGVPVATMAIGKAGATNAALMATKICALNNSSYLESLKQYKETMRNNSLESGKQFG